Part of the Aggregatilinea lenta genome, CTCAATACCAACGATCAAAGCATCGACCGCGTGCTCAACAGTGGCCTGCCGGTCGCGCTCGTGCTGTCCTCGGACGGCCTTGACGGCGCGCTCGATGAGGCGCTACGCCAAGTTGCGAAGGATCACGCCGGGAATCTACTGGTCACCAGGCTGGACACACAGGCCAACCCGCAGACCGCCGCGCTGTTTAGCGGTCCTCTGCCCGCGCTGATCGGCTACCGCGACGGCCAGGAGGTCGATCGCGCCGCCGCGCTGACGCCCGCGAGCTTCCGCGCCCACGTGGACTTTTTGCTGGGCCGGGGCGCGCGTCCCGCCGAGCCGGAGCCGGTCCGCGCACAGGCTGCCGCCAGCGCGCCCGCCAAGCCCGTCGTGGTGACCGACGCGACGTTCCAGGCAGAAGTTGTGAACAGCGACCTGCCGGTGGTGGTCGATTTATGGGCCCCCTGGTGCGGTCCGTGCCGCATGATCGCACCCGTGCTCGAAAAGATGGCGGGTGAATACGCGGGCACGCTGAAGATTGCAAAGGTCAATGTGGACGAAAACCCGCGCACGTCGGCCATGTTCAACGTGCGCAGCATCCCGACGCTGCTCGTCTTTCGAGGCGGCAAGGTCGTGGATCGCATCGTGGGGGCCGCGCCGGAACCGGCGCTACGCCAGCGGATCCAGTCCGCGCTGGCGGTGCACTAACCCCAGCGGCGAAAATCACCGAATCCATGCAGGGGCGGGTCAGTGACTCGCCCCGTTTGTTTTCCGACAATGCGGTGGGCGCCTCGTAGAGGCGTATTGCGATACGCCCCATGTGTAGATTGATGGGCGTCTGATCCCTACGATGAACACGCAATCAGGGAGCAAGTCACCAGCCGGATGTGCGGTGGGGTAGGGCTTGCCCTACCCGGCTTTGCTGACAACGGGCGGGGCAAGCCCCGCCTCTACGAAAGGCAGAGTCATCTATCGCGCCGCTGAATGTTTGATTTGCTGCATACGGGGCGTATTGCGATACGCCCCTACCAAAACCCGCGCATTTCGTACATCACAAAAAACGGGCAGGCCGCCACCGACCTGCCCGCATGTGTTCAAATCCAGCGTGCTACTTGGGCTGTGCGAGGCTGCGCTGGTACGACTTCCAGCCGGGGCAGAACTTGGTGTGAAAGCGCCAGAGCCGCGCCTTCCAGGTCTTGGGATTTTCTTCTGCGGACGCGCGCAGCTTGCACGTCTCGCACGGGTGCTGCTTGGTTTCGGACATGGCGATCCCTCCTCATCACAAGCGAACAATTCAAGCGCGGCGGGATGCCGCGCACGCGCATAAGGGAAACTACTCCGCCAGTCGCAGATCGGGCACGCGTGTCGTCGGGAATGAGAACTGGATCTGGTGGAACAACCAGCGACCGTTCCGGCGCACCAGCACCGCCGTAAACCGGAACGGCCAGATATACGTGTCGCCGCGTGCCGTTTCGAACAGCACGTTCGTCACGCCGCGCGCGATTTCGAGTACTTTGTCCTGCGGCGACAGCGTATCGCTGTCCAGATGCTCGTAAACGCCGCTCAAAAATGACTGGTAAAACGCATCCTCGCCGATCACGCTGGCGACCGCGCCTTGCGTTGCCACCCACGCGACGTCGCCCAGCACGTTGATCACCGCACCGCGCACGTCCAGCTCCACGTCGCCCCACTGGAGCCAGTCCGATTCGATCAGCGTGCGCACTTCCTCACGGCCATAACACCATTCGCCCGCGCCGGTGCCGATCACCAGCAGCTCGTCGTCGGGCACAAACAACGCGGCCAGGAACGCATCCAATGCACCTGGATCGCGCCGCGTGTACCCGTCCTGAAAGCGCTGGAGCACGGCGCGCACCGCCGAATCCGGATCACTGCCAGCGACATGAGCATGCTGGGCCTGAATCATTGTTTATCCTTAATCAATTTCTACCGCACCCCGCCGGGTGTGCCTCATACAAACTATACATCGTGCGCGATTCAACGCAACACATTTCGCCGTGTATTGACAGAAAATCAACGTAACATTTAGAAAATTGATGCGCTTTTCACATTAGAAAAGGGCGTCCCGCTGCCGGAACGCCCTTCAATCGACTTGAACGGTGCCCTGCCCTAGAACAGCAGGTAGAGCGCGTGGGCCGCGTCCGTGGCCCAGTCGATCAGCGGCGTGATGCCGATCGTGCCGAACAACAGCACGCCCGCCGCCGACAGGCCGAGCGCCCAACTGTAGGGCGTCGCTACCGGGATCGGGCGATCCTCGTCCGCGCTGCGGTCCATGTACATCACCTTGACCACAACCAGATAGTAGTACAGGCTGATGATGGCGTTCAGCACGCCGATCAGCGCCAACCACACGAGGTCGGAGTTCACCGCCGCCCGGAACAGGAAGAACTTGCCCACGAAGCCCGCCGCCGGGGGAATGCCCGCCAGACTCAGCAGTGCGAGCGTCATCGCCAGCGCCAGCCACGGGTTGCGGCGGCTGAGACCCGCCAGATCGCGGATCTGCTCACTGCCGGTCGCGTTGGCGAACAACACCACTACGCCGAAGGCCAGGATATTGGTCAGCACGTACATGAACACGTAGAACGCGACAGACGCCACACCATCGCCGGTGCGGTCCGTCGAGATCGCCGCCACGCCGATGAGGATGTAGCCCGCGTGCGCGATGGACGAATAGGCCAGCAGACGCTTGATGTTAGTCTGGACCAGCGCCAGCACGTTACCCAGCGTCATGGTCACTACCGACAGCACCGCCAGCAACTGCACCCAAAAGCCGCTGAAGTCCTTGACGCCTTCCACCGCGCCGACCAGATCGGCGGGCGGGAAGACGGCCAGCAGCAGGCGAACCAGCAGGCCAAAGCTCGCGGCCTTGCTGGCCGTGCTCAGCAGCGCGGTGACCGGCGTGGGGGCACCCTCGTAGACATCCGGCGTCCAGAAGTGGAACGGCACGGCACTGATCTTGAAGCCCAGCCCGACCACCACCAGTCCAAGGGCCACCACGACTGGCGGGGTATTGAAGCCGCCCATCGCCAGCGTCTGCCCGATCTCATAGATGTTCGTCTGGCCGGTGAAGCCATAGAGCAGGCTCAGCCCGTAGAGGCTGATCGCGGATGTGAACGCGCCGAACAGGAAGTACTTCAGGCCCGCTTCGGTGCTGCGCTCGTCGCGCAGGTAGCCCGCCAGCATGTACAGCGTAATGGAGGTCATTTCCAGCGCCAGGAAGACCATGATCAGGTCGGCAGCGGCGCTCATCAGGCTGGCCCCGATCACCGACGCGATCAGGATCGCGTAGTAGTCGCCACGCGCGCGCAGGCCCAACACGCCCATACTGAGCAGGCAGCTCAGCCCGCCTGCGACGATGACCATCACGCGGAAGATCTGCGCCAGATCGTCATGACGGATCATGCCGCCCAGCAGCAGTTGGTCCTCAAGGCCGCCCGTCGGGCCGCCCAACACAAAGGCCACCGCCGCAACCGCCAGCAGCCCAAACCCGGCCACGTAGCCGAGGTCACGCCGCCGGTCTTCCGACCACAACACGTCCGCCGCCAGCACTGCCAGCGCCAGAACCGTCATCAGCAGCTCGGGGAGGATGGCGATCAGGCTCGCCTGGGTATCGGTCGAGAAGCTCACGTTACCCTCCCAACATCGAAACGATCGGCTTGATCCCGGACTCGATCATCGGCTGCATCAGCCGGGGATACACGCCAATCGCAATAATCCAGAACACCAACAGCCCCAACGCAACCTTGTCGTAGATCTTCAAGGGGGTGATGTGGGGATACCGCTCTTCGTCGAACGCACCAAAGAACACCTGCCCGACGACGCGCAGGATGTACGCCGCCGTGATGATGATGCCCAACGCGGCGACAATGGCGATGGCGCCATAGTAGTTAAACGATCCGAACAAGCCGTCTGCCGGCGCAAAAACGGGCCGTCCCCACAGACCGGTGAAGATCGGAAACTCTGCGATGAAGCCGCTGAGTCCCGGCATGCCCATGCTGGCGAAACCGCCGACCATGAAGGCCAGCGCCACCAGCGGCAGCTTCTGGGCGAAGCCGCTCAGGCTGGGGATGTCGCGCGTGTGCGCCCGGTCGTAAACCATGCCGACGCAGGCGAAGAAGAGCGCCGTCATCACGCCGTGGCTGAACATTTGCAGCCCCGCGCCGGTCATGCCGGTCACGTTCATGGTGGCGAAGCCCATGCTCACCAGCCCCATGTGACTGACCGAGCTAAACCCGATGACGTACTTCATGTCGCGCTGGCGGAAGGCGATGAACGCGCCGTAGACCACGTTGACCAGCGCCAGAAGGATGATCCACGGCAGATGCACTTTCGCGCCTTCGGGCAGCAGCTCCACGCCGACGCGCAGCGCCGCGAACGCGCCGAGCTTCATCAGCACGCCCGCATGGATCATCGAGACGGCGGTCGGCGCGGCCACGTGACCATCAGGACTCCAGTTGTGGAACGGGAACAGACCCGCCAGCACGCCGAAGCCGATGAAGATCGCCGGGAACCACACCTTCGCCACACTCGCTCCGCCAATGAACGCGTTGTCGAACACGCCCGCTTTGGTCGCCGCTTGCAGGTCCATGAAGTCGAAGCTGTAGATGCCGGTCGCCTGCCCTGCTTTGAAGTAGAGCACCAGCATCCCGATCAGGGCGATTACGGAGCCGATCAGGATATAAAGCGTCAGCTTCATGGCGGCGTATTCGCGCGTCTGCGCCCACCCCCAGATGACGATCAGGAAGTACATCGGGAAGATGGCGAGTTCGTAGAAGAAGAACAGCACGAACAGGTCCACCGCCAGGAACACGCCGTAGACACCGGTCACCAGCAGCAGAAAGAACGCCATAAACTCGCGCGTGCGGTCTTCGATGCCCCAGGAGATCAGCACGCCCGCGAAGCCTGCCAGCGAGGTCAGCAGCACCATCGGCGCGCTGATACCGTCCACGCCCAGATGCCAGCTCACGCCAATCGACTCGATCCACGGGATTTTGTCTTCAAAGGCAAAATACGTCTGCCCGTTGGCGGCAGCGGCGTTGGCGGCATCGGTATCGAACCCGAAGAACACGCCGAGCGACAGCAGCAAGCAGGCGCCCATAATCACCGCCGCGATGATCCGCGCCTGCTCCTTCGACTCTTTTTTGAGCAGCAGAATGAGCACCGCGCCGATCACCGGCAAAAGCAGGATGCCGGTCAAGACACCGCTAAAAACTCTATCCATAAAAGTCGGCCTCCTCGTTCACAGGAGAAGTCCCCCTGTTGTTGCCGCGTATGCCTCGATCAGCCGCCTAACAAGCCCAGGAACTGGCTCACGCCGTTGTTGATCACCGGCATGATCCAGTTGGGATATAACCCCGTTACCAGCATGAGCACCATCAGCGGGACCACCGCCACGACCTCGCGCACGCTGATTTCCAGCTTGTGCTCGGTGCGGTCATATTCGACCCATTCCTCGTTGACGGGGCCATGCAGCACCTTCTGGATGCCTTTGAGCACGAAGATCCCCGTCACCAGCAGCCCGAACATCGCCAGGAAAACGTAGATCGGGTACATCCTGAACGCGCCGGACACCACCAGGAACTCGCTGACAAAGCCGCCGAAGCCCGGTAGTCCCAGGTTCGCCATGCTGACAAAAATCAGGATCGCGCCGAAGACCGGCACGATAGGCCACAGCCCGCCAAAGCGTCTCAGGTCACGCGTGTGCGCCTTGTGATAGAGCGCGCCCACCAGCAGGAACATGGCCGCGCTGGACAGGCCATGCATAAACATTTGCAGCACCGCGCCGTTCATCGCGGAGACGGCGTTAGCTTGATCGCTTTCGAACCGTTCCGGCGGGTAAGCCGCCGTGACGCTCTGCTCCCACGACTGCCCTTCGGCCTGCTCGATGCCGAGCGTCGGGCCGAGGATATTGGTATGGCCGTTCAGGCGCGCGTAGTTGACGCCGTACATCATCGCGGCGACGGCCAGTCCCAGCACCACGAAGCCCATGTGGTTCACGGAGCTGTAGGCCACCAGCCGCTTGAAGTCGTCCTGCGCCCAGGCCGCCAGCGCGCCCAGGATGATGCCGAGCACCGCCAGCAGGCCGATCACGTCCACGAGGTTGTAGTCGAGCACGCCAAACAGCGTGCGCTGCACGATCCATTCTTCGGGGAACAGCGGGATCGCCAGCCGCAAAAAGCCGTACGCACCGAGCTTGAGCAGCACGCCCGCCAGCAGCATCGAGCCGCCGGTCGGCGCTTCGGTGTGCGCGTCGGGCAGCCACGTGTGGAACGGCCACACGGGCATCTTGATCATGAACGCAATCGCGAAGCCGAGTAGCGCGTAATATTTTACGATGCCGCTATCGAGACCCAGGATCTTGCCGCCCTCTTCCGTGAACCCCGGCCAGTTGGCGATGGCGTTGGGAATATCGAAGCTGCCCAGGGAAATACCTACGAGCTGAATCGCCAGCAGCAAACCGAGCGACCCGGCCATCGTATACAGAATGAACTTGTTGGCCGCGTAGCGCCGGTTCTCGCCGCCCCACAGGAAGATCAGGAAGTACATCGGCACGAGGCCGATCTCCCAGAACAGGAAGAATACGATCAGGTCCAGCGCGACGAACACGCCGAGCATGCCCGCTTCGAGGAACAGGAACAGCGCCATATGCGCCTGCACGTTCTCGTCCACCTCGAACGAGATCAGGATCGCCAGCGGGACCAGCAGCCCGGTCAGCAAGATCATGGCGGCGCTCAGGCCGTCCACGCCCACGTGCCACGTCGAGTTGAGCAGCGGGAACCATTCGGACTGTGCCTCGAAGGCCCATGCGCCCTGCCCCGGCGGGTTGTTCTGCACCTCCACGAACGCGTAGACCGCCAGCGCCGCGACCACCAGGCTGAAGCCCAGCGTCACCCACCGCGCCTGGCGCTCGGTTCCGCGCGGCAGCACGAACACGATCACCGCCCCCAGCAGCGGGAGCAGGATCATGATCGCCAGGAAGTTATCAGAAAGAAAGTCCTGCATGGGTTACCTCGCCTGGTACAGCAGCAGCGTGCTGATCACGAGCAGCGCGATCACGACGTACAGCAGGTACTGTTGGATGCGCCCGGATTGGATCTCGCGGAATTCCCGCGCGCCGCGCGCAATCGCACGCGGGATACCGTCGCCCACGCCGTCGATGACCACCGAGTTGAAACGCTTGAAGAACTCGCCCGTCACGGTCGCAATCTCGGCGAAAATATCCAGAATGCCGTCGATCGTTTCCTTATCGACCGCCTGCACCATCACCACTGCGAAGCGTTCGACCGGCTGGACCATGTAGCGGCGGTAAAACGCGTCGAAGTAGAAGCGATTTTGCAGCGCGGTCCACAGGCCCGGCCCCAACGCCTGTTCGGTCGGGTCGTCGTCTTCGGCGGCCAGCGCGCGCTGGCCGTAGAGCCACCAGCCGAGCGTCAGCCCACCGAGCGCAATCAGGATGCTGACCAGCACCGGCAGCCCATCCAGCGCCAGCGTGCGCGGCTCTTCCAGCAGCGTCGGCGCGATAAAGTGATGCAGCGGGTTATTCAGCAGGCCGAACAGCGGGAAGTCCTCGTGCACGCCGATGAAACCCGCGAAGATGGCGAAGAACGCCAGCACGATCAGCGGCAGTTCCATCAGCCGGAACGAGGTACTGTCCTGTGGGCTGACCGCTTCGTCTTCCAGGCGACGGGCCGCTGCCCAGCGCGAATGCACCCAGCGGTTGCGGAACGAGCCGATCCCGGCATAGCGGGCGGACTCGGTGCGCGGCGCGCCCCAGAAGGCCAGGAACCACATGCGCGCGGTATAGAACGCGGTCAGGAACGCCGCCAGCACCAGCATAACCAGCACGAACAGCGCCAGCGGGAAGCCCTCGGTCGTGCCGTGCCACGCGTCCGCGATGATCTCGTCCTTCGACCAGAACCCGGCGGTCAGGAGGGGGAACCCGGCCAGCGACAGGCCGCCAATCGCCATCGTGATGGCCGTGACGGGGATGCGGTCCAGCAGGCCGCCCATGCGCCGCACGTCGTTAGCGGGCGCGACGTAATCGGCCTGCAAGCCGTCGGGCGGATCGGGTAGGTGCTCGTGCGCGCCAAGCTCGTGCGCGTGATGCTCGCCATGTTCCATTGCATGAATAACCACGCCGGACGCCATGAACAGCAGCGCCTTGAAGAACGCGTGATTGATGAGGTGGAACGCCGCCGCCACCCACGCGCCGATGCCCAGCGCCGCAACCATGAAGCCAAGCTGGCTGATGGTCGAGTAGGCCAGGATACGCTTGATGTCGTTCTGGCCGACCGCCAGAATCGACGCGCCGAGCGCAGTCGTGCCGCCGACGAGCGCCATCAGCACCATCGGCGTGCTGAAATCGCCGTGGTGGAAGTCCGCGCCCGCCGAAAGCAGCGGGAACATGCGGATCACCATGTACACACCGGCGGAGACCATTGCCGCCGCGTGGATCATCGCGCTGACCGGCGTCGGGCCTTCCATCGCGTCGGGTAGCCAGACGTGCAGCGGGAACTGCGCGCTCTTGCCGATCGTTCCAATGACCAGCAGCACGCCGATGAGCGCCGCCGCGCTGCCGCCAATGATCGGCGTGGAAACTTCGAGCAGGTGGTGCAGCGCTTCCTCGTTATAGAGGATCTCACGGAAGTTCAGCGTCCCGGCCACCGCGAACAGGTAGCCGATGCCGACCAGCATCAACACGTCCGCGACGCGTGTCGTCATGAACGCCTTAACGCCCGCCTCGTACGCGCTCTTCTTCTGGAACCAGAAGCCGATCAGCGAGTACGAGCAGAAGCCCATCACCTCCCAGCCGATGAACAGCAGCAGCAGGTTATCGGCCAGGACGAGCGTCAGCATCGCGCCCGCGAACAGCGACAGGTAGGCGAAGAAGCGCGAATAGTACGGGTCGCCGCGCAGGTAACCCATCGAGTACACGAAGATGAGCACGCACGCCAGCGGAACCATCAATAACATATAAGCCGTGAGCGGATCGACCAGCACGCCCATGCGCACCGTCGTCAGGCCCACGTCCAGCCACTTAAACGAGCTGCCGAACACCTCGTGTCCCAGCTCTGCGTCAGAGGCCCACACGACCTTGACGAACTCGATCATGCTCAAAACCCACGACAACCCGATCCCGCCCAGCGCCACCAGCCCGCTCAACGTCTTGTTGTGCGTGGTGAACAGCACGATGATCAGGAAGCTCAGCAGCGGGAAGAACAGGATCAGCCAGGGCAGGTAATCGGCGCTAAACCAGTTAATATCCATGCGCGAAATCCCCTATTTCTGCCGCAGGTGGCCGCTCACCATTTGAGCACGTTGACGTCTTCCGCGATCACCGACTGGTGACGGCGGTAGATCAGGATGATGAGCGCCAGACCGACGGCGGTTTCCGCCGCCGCGACGACGAAGACGAACGCCGCGAACACCTGCCCGCCGACGTTCTCGGGCGCCTGGTAGCGCCAGAACGCGACGATGTTAATCAGCGCGGCATTGAGCATCAGCTCGATGCTCATCAGGATTGCAATGGCGTTGCGGCGCGCCAGCACGCCGTACAGCCCGGTGCTAAACAGCGCCGCCGACACCACCAGGAACATCCACAGTGGAACCATCAATCGCCTCCTGTCGTCGCTTGCTCAGCGCCCGGCTCGACCACCGGGGCAGGCTCCGACCGGCGCGGCTCCGGCTCTTCCGGGCGGACCATCATCGCTGCGCCGACGAGCGCCGCCATCAGCAGCACCGACGCCACCTCGAACGGCAGCACGTACAGGTCGGGGTCTACCAGCGATTCGCCCAGCGTCGTCAGCGTATCGGCGGGCACGTCGGCAGGATCGTCCTGCGTGAAGCCCGCGCTCCAGTTATCGACGCCCAGCTCTTCCGCCAGCGGTGTCAGGACCGACACCAGCATCAGGAAGAACAGGGCCGCCGCGACCAGCGCCGCGATCCACTGGTTGCTGCGCAGGTGAGGTATCTGCATCACCTGCGGTGTGAGCATGATCGCAAAGATGATCAGAATCGCGATCGCGCCGATGTAGACCACGATCTCGACCCCGGCCAGAAACGGCGCGGTCAGCAGCACGAACAGCCCCGCCACGCCGAACAGGCTGAGCATCAGGTACAACGCCGCGTGGAACAGGTTGCGCGTCGTGACGACGAGCGCCCC contains:
- a CDS encoding NADH-quinone oxidoreductase subunit J family protein, giving the protein MTWEALVFLIFSVITLGSGALVVTTRNLFHAALYLMLSLFGVAGLFVLLTAPFLAGVEIVVYIGAIAILIIFAIMLTPQVMQIPHLRSNQWIAALVAAALFFLMLVSVLTPLAEELGVDNWSAGFTQDDPADVPADTLTTLGESLVDPDLYVLPFEVASVLLMAALVGAAMMVRPEEPEPRRSEPAPVVEPGAEQATTGGD
- the trxA gene encoding thioredoxin, which produces MPRFDMPLNTNDQSIDRVLNSGLPVALVLSSDGLDGALDEALRQVAKDHAGNLLVTRLDTQANPQTAALFSGPLPALIGYRDGQEVDRAAALTPASFRAHVDFLLGRGARPAEPEPVRAQAAASAPAKPVVVTDATFQAEVVNSDLPVVVDLWAPWCGPCRMIAPVLEKMAGEYAGTLKIAKVNVDENPRTSAMFNVRSIPTLLVFRGGKVVDRIVGAAPEPALRQRIQSALAVH
- a CDS encoding complex I subunit 4 family protein, which encodes MQDFLSDNFLAIMILLPLLGAVIVFVLPRGTERQARWVTLGFSLVVAALAVYAFVEVQNNPPGQGAWAFEAQSEWFPLLNSTWHVGVDGLSAAMILLTGLLVPLAILISFEVDENVQAHMALFLFLEAGMLGVFVALDLIVFFLFWEIGLVPMYFLIFLWGGENRRYAANKFILYTMAGSLGLLLAIQLVGISLGSFDIPNAIANWPGFTEEGGKILGLDSGIVKYYALLGFAIAFMIKMPVWPFHTWLPDAHTEAPTGGSMLLAGVLLKLGAYGFLRLAIPLFPEEWIVQRTLFGVLDYNLVDVIGLLAVLGIILGALAAWAQDDFKRLVAYSSVNHMGFVVLGLAVAAMMYGVNYARLNGHTNILGPTLGIEQAEGQSWEQSVTAAYPPERFESDQANAVSAMNGAVLQMFMHGLSSAAMFLLVGALYHKAHTRDLRRFGGLWPIVPVFGAILIFVSMANLGLPGFGGFVSEFLVVSGAFRMYPIYVFLAMFGLLVTGIFVLKGIQKVLHGPVNEEWVEYDRTEHKLEISVREVVAVVPLMVLMLVTGLYPNWIMPVINNGVSQFLGLLGG
- a CDS encoding nuclear transport factor 2 family protein — encoded protein: MIQAQHAHVAGSDPDSAVRAVLQRFQDGYTRRDPGALDAFLAALFVPDDELLVIGTGAGEWCYGREEVRTLIESDWLQWGDVELDVRGAVINVLGDVAWVATQGAVASVIGEDAFYQSFLSGVYEHLDSDTLSPQDKVLEIARGVTNVLFETARGDTYIWPFRFTAVLVRRNGRWLFHQIQFSFPTTRVPDLRLAE
- a CDS encoding NADH-quinone oxidoreductase subunit N, giving the protein MSFSTDTQASLIAILPELLMTVLALAVLAADVLWSEDRRRDLGYVAGFGLLAVAAVAFVLGGPTGGLEDQLLLGGMIRHDDLAQIFRVMVIVAGGLSCLLSMGVLGLRARGDYYAILIASVIGASLMSAAADLIMVFLALEMTSITLYMLAGYLRDERSTEAGLKYFLFGAFTSAISLYGLSLLYGFTGQTNIYEIGQTLAMGGFNTPPVVVALGLVVVGLGFKISAVPFHFWTPDVYEGAPTPVTALLSTASKAASFGLLVRLLLAVFPPADLVGAVEGVKDFSGFWVQLLAVLSVVTMTLGNVLALVQTNIKRLLAYSSIAHAGYILIGVAAISTDRTGDGVASVAFYVFMYVLTNILAFGVVVLFANATGSEQIRDLAGLSRRNPWLALAMTLALLSLAGIPPAAGFVGKFFLFRAAVNSDLVWLALIGVLNAIISLYYYLVVVKVMYMDRSADEDRPIPVATPYSWALGLSAAGVLLFGTIGITPLIDWATDAAHALYLLF
- a CDS encoding complex I subunit 4 family protein; amino-acid sequence: MDRVFSGVLTGILLLPVIGAVLILLLKKESKEQARIIAAVIMGACLLLSLGVFFGFDTDAANAAAANGQTYFAFEDKIPWIESIGVSWHLGVDGISAPMVLLTSLAGFAGVLISWGIEDRTREFMAFFLLLVTGVYGVFLAVDLFVLFFFYELAIFPMYFLIVIWGWAQTREYAAMKLTLYILIGSVIALIGMLVLYFKAGQATGIYSFDFMDLQAATKAGVFDNAFIGGASVAKVWFPAIFIGFGVLAGLFPFHNWSPDGHVAAPTAVSMIHAGVLMKLGAFAALRVGVELLPEGAKVHLPWIILLALVNVVYGAFIAFRQRDMKYVIGFSSVSHMGLVSMGFATMNVTGMTGAGLQMFSHGVMTALFFACVGMVYDRAHTRDIPSLSGFAQKLPLVALAFMVGGFASMGMPGLSGFIAEFPIFTGLWGRPVFAPADGLFGSFNYYGAIAIVAALGIIITAAYILRVVGQVFFGAFDEERYPHITPLKIYDKVALGLLVFWIIAIGVYPRLMQPMIESGIKPIVSMLGG
- the nuoK gene encoding NADH-quinone oxidoreductase subunit NuoK; the protein is MVPLWMFLVVSAALFSTGLYGVLARRNAIAILMSIELMLNAALINIVAFWRYQAPENVGGQVFAAFVFVVAAAETAVGLALIILIYRRHQSVIAEDVNVLKW
- a CDS encoding NADH-quinone oxidoreductase subunit 5 family protein, giving the protein MDINWFSADYLPWLILFFPLLSFLIIVLFTTHNKTLSGLVALGGIGLSWVLSMIEFVKVVWASDAELGHEVFGSSFKWLDVGLTTVRMGVLVDPLTAYMLLMVPLACVLIFVYSMGYLRGDPYYSRFFAYLSLFAGAMLTLVLADNLLLLFIGWEVMGFCSYSLIGFWFQKKSAYEAGVKAFMTTRVADVLMLVGIGYLFAVAGTLNFREILYNEEALHHLLEVSTPIIGGSAAALIGVLLVIGTIGKSAQFPLHVWLPDAMEGPTPVSAMIHAAAMVSAGVYMVIRMFPLLSAGADFHHGDFSTPMVLMALVGGTTALGASILAVGQNDIKRILAYSTISQLGFMVAALGIGAWVAAAFHLINHAFFKALLFMASGVVIHAMEHGEHHAHELGAHEHLPDPPDGLQADYVAPANDVRRMGGLLDRIPVTAITMAIGGLSLAGFPLLTAGFWSKDEIIADAWHGTTEGFPLALFVLVMLVLAAFLTAFYTARMWFLAFWGAPRTESARYAGIGSFRNRWVHSRWAAARRLEDEAVSPQDSTSFRLMELPLIVLAFFAIFAGFIGVHEDFPLFGLLNNPLHHFIAPTLLEEPRTLALDGLPVLVSILIALGGLTLGWWLYGQRALAAEDDDPTEQALGPGLWTALQNRFYFDAFYRRYMVQPVERFAVVMVQAVDKETIDGILDIFAEIATVTGEFFKRFNSVVIDGVGDGIPRAIARGAREFREIQSGRIQQYLLYVVIALLVISTLLLYQAR